The stretch of DNA CAATGAAACCTCGccgaaaaggaaaaggcGGAAGGCAGGCTCTCGTAAAAATAGCCCTCCTGCCACAAGAGTTTCCAGCAGGCTacgaaataaaaaataatcaCTGCTCATATATAGATCGCGATAATAAACGCTCATCCGTTCCATAGAGGTATCTGTATTTAATGTAGTGTAGCAGATATAGAATAAAATAACcttaatgaagaaatagaaTATACGTATGCTTCTCCTTGTCTAATCTTTTGTAATTATATATCTATTTCAATTAAGGCTCAGATACTTACCATAAacataaataaaaagcaGAAAGGCGGCTCAATTGATAGTACTTTGCTTTTAGTTGACCTTCAACAATTCGACGTCGAAAACCAAAGTACTGTTTGGTGGAATCAAACCTGGGAAACCACGTGGGCCATAAGCATATGGGCCAGGGATGGTTAACCTAGCTTTTTCACCAACAGACAACTTTGGAATACCAACATCCCAACCCTTGATGACTTGGCCGACACCGATGTTACATTGGAATGGAGAGCCCCTGTCAACGGAGGAATCGAATTTTTGGCCGTTCTCCAAGGTACCGGTGTAATGAATGGTAACCAAGTCACCTGTCTTTGGGAAGGTGGCACCATCACCTGGGGAAATTCTGTCAATTTTGACGTTACCTTCAATTACTTCAGACATTATTACTTgttttgattgattttttgcttATACTCGAGTTTAGGTGAAAGGCCTTACTTTAAGCTTTCACGAGTTTATCCACCAAATTCTTTCAACGACGTCTCTCTTCcggcaattttttttgcccGAAAAAGACTAAGGCGGGTGAGGGGAATTGAACGGCACTATAATGTGGAGGTAAACAGAATGATCAAGCGCTATATACATAAGTAGCTATAgattatttatttcaagACGGCAACCAACTTTTCGCCAGAATTCCTCCCGTGCTTAATATCATCAAGTAACTGTGGGATATCATCTAACCCGTTCTTGTAAACTTTCACTGGGATGTGGTGGATTTCACCATCATTGATTTTTGGATTGATGAACTTAATAAATTTTATGGCGGCTTCCTTGTATTCAGGGTCTGCTGGCAAAGTAAACGTGCCAAATGGGACGTCGTTACCTCCTATCAAATATAGAAGGGTTCCTTCAATACTGACGTTTTGCCTCCTGTCTTCCTCCTTGATATCTTTTTCGGTTAAAACGGTCAATTGAACGACCGTAGCGTCTAAGTCATCAGCGGCACATTTGTACACCTGTTGAATAGTTTCTGTGTTGGAGACACAGTCCACCAAGTAAGGAATGTTGTTgtacttcttttttatctgTTCGATAACGTCAGCATCGTGGTAGTCAAAAAGTTCATCTGCACCGTACTctttcaacaatttttcatgtttACGAGAAGCAACGACGATGATCTTGCTGAAACCGTTTAGTTTTTTTGCCAATTGAATAAGCATCTGGCCAACAGCAGTGGCACCACCCCAAAATAAGATGGGTTGATCTCTTTGCGCTTTGGAGGGCTTCCATGTCATGTCCAAGCCAAAACTATGTGTAAGGATCATACCAGCCGTGGTCAATGAGACTGGGAGGGATACTGCCCCTTCTAAAGATTTTACGGGGCCTTCTGGTAGCTTGTCTTTACCGCACAATCTAAACTCTCTGGCTGGTTTATAAGCAGTCTCGGATGAAATGGCAGAGTACTCAGCAAAGGCACCGTTTGAGGGGAACCTCACTGAAGCACCGTGAATAACCCCATAAATGTAATCACCAATGGCAAAGCGTGCAGCATCAACATTTGGGCCCAACTTTACGATTTGGCCGGCTGCATCACAGCCTAAGAGGGCACCTTGAGGACCAATCTTGAAATCAATATGTTTCCAATCGGTAGGGTTACCGGCAACGGCGACAGTCTTAATTAGAACAAATCCTTCTTCTAATTCAGGAATTGGAATGTCCTGTTTGACTACAGCCTTGCCATTTTCAATGACAACGGCTTTCATGGTTTCTGGAATCGAGGCGGACATGCTTGATATGCAGTATGATATTGCTTTTTGCTGTGTATAGTTaacgattttttttcaactagAATTACAGTACTAATCAAGAAGTGAGAGGAAGAAAAcggcaaaaaaaaaactctCTCCTTTTAAATCGAAGCATTGCCGAAATACCTTAAAAACGGTCTTAAATCCTTAACATCTGTCCTTACTAATCGATGCCAATCCAACGGAGGGAGCCCATATGCTAGGTACTAAGAGTACGCAGGGGCGGAACCGCGCGACAACCGTAAGCGGATCCGAGGAACTTTAGTCAGCAGGGGCTGTGATGACCATTAAAAAATTGCGGACACAGGTAGTGGAACGAGCAATCAATGTGATCAATTTGCCATTTCATTCCACGAAATGGTTTCCATTCTAAGCATGAATGCTTTGACGTTACGGGTGTTGGTTATTTCGGTTCTTTTTATTGCTTCCGTGGGCACGTACGAGAAGGGAAGATGAATAGAAAAAGAGTTTCCGAGTTTTGTATGTCCAATGTTTACATAATTTATATAACTTGAAGTTTAATCTTGGCATAAAGCTCTAGTTGTGACGAAGTGTGTAGGCCATCACATCAGTTCTCCAGTTTTCTacccaatttttttatggaTACCTTGATTTTTGGTTTAGGGCTGGATGTCTTTACGCCCTTTATTTGTGTTTTACTGCCCAAACTAGTGCCGGTCtctaaatatttttctgtATTAGTAGTAGAATCGTTCTCCATTAGtaatgctttttttttcttttcaaaattgatTGCCTTGACGTCTAAGTAGTTATTCagttctttttccttttttagCAACTCATTCTTGCTCTTCTGGTAAAATTCCAGGTCCTCTTTACTCAACCTAGTAAAACTTTCACGGTCTCTCACCAAACCGttatattgtttttgtttactAATAGCATTAGACCTAAGCTGATCTCGCAGGGACTTCCTggttttccttttatattccgcttcatattttttttgctccACTTGCTCTCGTATCCTCTGGGCCTCTACATTACCAACTCCTTCTGACACGAATTTCAGTGgttttttctctcttgCACTATTAGCATTATTATCACTGGTAGATGACATGATGATATAACAGAGCCCACAGTCTTTTGTTGGAACCGCTTTCTCTAGGCTTCGATGGACTTACATCTAATTGCACATTCTCGTGCGTTTAAACGTCATTTTTCCCTCAGATTGGCAGTGCATCAAAAGTAATTCCTAGGGACGACAAAAAGGCGGAAAAGGTTTCAGAAAAATAAGCGGACTTAGCTCAGTTGGGAGAGCGCCAgactgaagaaaaacttCGGTCAAGTCATCTGGAGGTCCTGTGTTCGATCCACAGAGTTCgcaatttgaaaaattttttttaatgattaCGCATGTGGATGTGTTCAGTATCAACCGATGCTCGCTTTTCCAATCAAATGATACAAGCCAGACCGAACATTGCATGTTTTCCATTGTAACTTCCCAGGTATATCTGAATTAGTTGTAAAAAGTAATAGTTTACCCGGAATCgtgtgaaaaattttgaaaaaaaaaaatgaagagcCAAGATACAatgagatgagatgagGTGCTGAAGATGCATGGAGATTCTGTATTTATCTCAAATAAAGTACGCAATAGAGTATATAAGCCAAGTCaccttttatatttcttagTTTTTAACTTGCAAAGACTTATAAGAGACTTATAAAACAAGGAGAAAATGGCCAAAAAAGCTATCGATTCAAGAATCCCGTCACTGATCAGGAATGGTGTTCAAACCAAACAAAGGTCCATATTTGTCATCGTTGGGGACAGGGCACGTAACCAGCTCCCAAATTTACATTATTTGATGATGAGTGCTGACCTTAAGATGAACAAGTCCGTCTTATGGGCTTATAAGAAGAAGCTTCTAGGATTCACTTCgcacagaaaaaaaagagagaataaaattaagaaagaaattaaaagagGTACAAGGGAAGTGAATGAAATGGACCcttttgaatcttttaTCTCTAACCAAAATATCAGATATGTATACTACAAAGAGAGTGAGAAAATATTGGGTAATACCTATGGTATGTGTATTCTTCAGGACTTCGAGGCATTAACCCCAAATCTTTTAGCAAGAACCATTGAAACTGTAGAAGGTGGTGGTATTGTGgttattttattgaaatcaATGTCATCGTTAAAGCAACTGTACACCATGACTATGGATGTTCACGCCCGTTATCGTACTGAGGCTCATGGTGACGTTGTTGCAAGATTTAACGAAAGATTCATACTTTCTTTAGGTTCAAATCCAAACTGTTTAGTCGTTGATGATGAATTAAATGTTCTACCGCTATCTGGTGCCAAAAACGTGAAACCACTACCTCCTAAGGAAGATGACGAATTGCCTCCAAAGCAATTAGAGTTGcaagaattaaaagaatCCTTAGAAGATGTCCAACCAGCTGGTTCATTGGTTTCTCTATCCAAAACTGTCAATCAAGCCCACGctattctttctttcattgATGCCATTTCggaaaaaactttgaatTTCACAGTTGCACTAACAGCTGGAAGAGGTAGAGGTAAGTCTGCTGCTTTAGGTATTTCTATTGCCGCGGCCGTTTCTCACGGGTATTCTAATATTTTTGTTACTTCTCCATCTCCCGAAAATTTAAAGACTCTATTTGagtttattttcaaaggaTTCGATGCCTTAGGTTACCAAGAACACATTGATTATGATATCATTCAATCTACGAACCCCGACTTCAACAAAGCCATTGTGAGAGTTGATATTAAAAGAGATCACAGACAAACGATTCAATATATTGTTCCTCAAGACCATCAAGTTCTGGGCCAAGCTGAATTAGTTGTCATTGATGAAGCTGCAGCTATTCCTTTGCCAATCGTCAAGAACTTGCTGGGCCCATATCTAGTCTTCATGGCATCCACTATCAATGGTTACGAAGGTACGGGTAGATCTTTATCTCTGAAGTTAATTCAGCAATTGCGTAATCAAAACAACACATCCGGTCGGGAAAGTACTCAAACCGCCGTTGTTTCGAGAGataataaggaaaaagacTCTCACTTACATTCTCAATCCCGTCAATTACGTGAAATTTCCTTGGACGAACCAATCAGATATGCTCCTGGTGAcccaattgaaaaatggttAAACAAGCTCTTATGTTTAGATGTTACTTTAATTAAAAACCCAAGATTTGCAACAAGAGGAACTCCTCACCCATCCCAATGTAATCTATTTGTTGTCAATAGAGATACTCTATTTTCTTATCATCCTGTCTCAGAAAATTTCCTGGAAAAAATGATGGCACTGTACGTTTCATCCCATTACAAGAATTCTCCAAACGACTTACAACTGATGAGTGACGCCCCAGCGCACAAActatttgttcttttacCACCAATTGATCCAAAGGATGGCGGCAGGATCCCTGACCCTCTATGTGTCATTCAAATTGCATTGGAAGGTGAAATCAGTAAGGAGAGTGTCAGAAATTCATTATCGAGAGGCCAAAGAGCTGGTGGTGATTTAATCCCATGGCTGATCTCTCAACAATTCCAAGACGAGGAATTCGCTAGTTTGAGTGGTGCTCGTATCGTCAGAATTGCCACTAATCCTGAATACGCATCCATGGGCTATGGTTCTCGTGCAATTGAATTACTGAGAGACTATTTCGAGGGTAAATTCACTGACATGTCTGAAGATGTTCGTCCTAAGGATTATTCTATAAAGAGGGTGAGCGATAAGGAACTGGCCAAAACTAATTTATTAAAGGATGACGTTAAATTAAGAGACGCAAAAACGTTGCCACCTCTACTATTAAAACTTTCTGAACAGCCTCCTCATTATCTACATTATTTGGGTGTTTCATATGGTTTAACGCAATCGTTGCATAAATTCTGGAAGAATAACAGCTTTGTTCCTGTTTATTTACGTCAAACCGCAAACGATTTAACTGGTGAACATACTTGTGTTATGTTGAACGTTTTGGAAGGCAGAGAATCAAACTGGCTCGTTGAATTTGCCAAAGATTTCCGTAAAAGATTTCTGTCGCTTCTTTCTTATGATTTTCATAAGTTTACTGCCGTTCAAGCCTTAAGTGTCATTGAAAGTAGTAAGAAAGCACAAGATTTGTCTGATGACGAAAAGCATGATAATAAAGAATTGACGCGGACGCATCTGGATGAcattttttctccatttgACTTGAAAAGATTGGATAGCTACTCAAATAATTTGCTAGATTATCACGTTATCGGTGATATGATACCCATGCTTGCTCTTTTGTACTTCGGCGATAAAATGGGAGATTCAGTAAAACTATCAAGCGTCCAGAGTGCTATCCTGTTGGCTATAGGGTTACAGCGTAAAAACATCGACACTATTGCCAAGGAATTGAATTTACCTTCCAATCAAACTATTGCTATGTTTGCGAAGATCATGAGAAAAATGTCTCAGTACTTCCGTCAGCTGTTAAGCCaatcaattgaagaaactctaccaaatatcaaagatgATGCTATTGCTGAAATGGATggtgaagaaatcaaaaattacaaCGCTGCAGAAGCACTGGACCAAATGGAAGAAGATTTAGAAGAAGCCGGTTCTGAAGCCGTTCAGGCGATGAgggaaaaacaaaaagagcTAATCAACTCCTTGAACTTAGATAAATACGCCATAAATGATAACAGTGAGGAATGGGCTGAATCTCAAAAATCTTTAGAAATAGCTGCCAAGGCCAAAGGCGTCGTCAGTTTAAAAACTGGTAAAAAGAGAACGACTGAAAAGGCTGAAGATATCTATAGACAAGAGATGAAAGCTATGAAAAAACCAAGAAAGTCTAAAAAGGCTGCAAATTAAGCGTTCTACTCTTTGTCAAACCCTTTTATAGCTAAACGTTTACTTAATTTGTACAATAATATAGAATAGAAACATAGTTGATGTTTGAACCTTTACATATTCCTTTCAATCGTGTCGAGCGATATAAGTATTACGATTATGCCGGCGAAAACTGAACCCGTTTTAGACAATTTCAATCAACATACTCCACTCCGTAGTGAGTAACTTTTGGAGTAATACGAAGTAACCAAAGAGGTCAAAACGGAACTATATACCCCAAAATAAGCATCATTCAAATGGTCGAATTAACTGAAATTAAAGACGATGTCGTTCAATTAGACGAACCACAATTTTCCAGAAATCAGGCCATCGTGGAAGAAAAGGCTTCTGCAACAAACAACGACGTTGtcgatgatgaagatgactCTGATAgtgattttgaagatgaatttgatgaaaatgaaacattGTTGGACAGAATCGTTGCTTTAAAAGACATTGTCCCCCCAGGTAAGAGACAAAcaatttctaatttttttggttttacTAGCTCTTTTGTGAGAAATGCTTTCACAAAATCCGGAAACCTTGCTTGGACTTTGACCACCACTGCTTTGTTACTCGGTGTGCCACTATCCTTATCTATACTTGCCGAACAACAGCTAATCGAAATGGAAAAGACATTTGATTTACAAAGTGATGCTAATAACATATTGGCCCAAGGTGAAAAAGATGCTGCAGCAACAGCCAATTAATTTTAATGatgtaaaagaaaagagaggGTTTTAGAAAAGGAGCCATACATGTTCCAATGGGACACTAACTAACcaatttattttgtttgCACAGTTCTATTTATTGCTTTAGAGtaaagttgaagaaaaaaaatcttcgTTTTAAACCGCTATATCAATACATAGTCATAGTGTACCCATTCAGACTTCTATGAACTTCCGATGcgaaacatttttttttgcctttttaccttttctGTTCATTTTATCTAGCATTCCTTAGGTTAATTTAAACAAATGTATAAACTTGTacatatttcaaataaaaaactttcagttttatttcaagaaagctaaatttcttttggatgTTTAATTGATAAAGCGTAAATATCCAGAAAGGTAGTGATGTCATAGATAATATCATTGATGAACATTCCATGGATAGCAAGTGTCAAGCCGAGTCCCATCCAAACCAATGCAGAAACTATGCTTCCTTTTTGGTAATCTAAAACGTAAACCATAAATGCGTACAATACCAATTGGATAGTTGGGATTAAAAATGGGAAATTGACCATTGGGAATGGTTGCATGGTTAAATGAGCAATAATCATCCGACCAACTACAAAGGCAACCGAAAAACCAATCGATAAAATTAAAgccaaagaaataaaagatgGTTGAATCAAGACTAAGgtaaaaattgaagagaaGTATGCAAAGAATGGCAAAAGACC from Saccharomyces cerevisiae S288C chromosome XIV, complete sequence encodes:
- the FPR1 gene encoding peptidylprolyl isomerase FPR1 (Peptidyl-prolyl cis-trans isomerase (PPIase); binds to FK506 and rapamycin; also binds to the nonhistone chromatin binding protein Hmo1p and may regulate its assembly or function; associates with promoters of ribosomal protein genes; acts as chaperone to prevent protein aggregation; N-terminally propionylated in vivo; mutation is functionally complemented by human FKBP1A), which translates into the protein MSEVIEGNVKIDRISPGDGATFPKTGDLVTIHYTGTLENGQKFDSSVDRGSPFQCNIGVGQVIKGWDVGIPKLSVGEKARLTIPGPYAYGPRGFPGLIPPNSTLVFDVELLKVN
- a CDS encoding uncharacterized protein (NADH-dependent aldehyde reductase; involved in detoxification of furfural; expression is up-regulated in the presence of furfural and 5-hydroxymethylfurfural, which are compounds generated during lignocellulosic biomass pre-treatment; green fluorescent protein (GFP)-fusion protein localizes to both the cytoplasm and nucleus; protein abundance increases in response to DNA replication stress) yields the protein MSASIPETMKAVVIENGKAVVKQDIPIPELEEGFVLIKTVAVAGNPTDWKHIDFKIGPQGALLGCDAAGQIVKLGPNVDAARFAIGDYIYGVIHGASVRFPSNGAFAEYSAISSETAYKPAREFRLCGKDKLPEGPVKSLEGAVSLPVSLTTAGMILTHSFGLDMTWKPSKAQRDQPILFWGGATAVGQMLIQLAKKLNGFSKIIVVASRKHEKLLKEYGADELFDYHDADVIEQIKKKYNNIPYLVDCVSNTETIQQVYKCAADDLDATVVQLTVLTEKDIKEEDRRQNVSIEGTLLYLIGGNDVPFGTFTLPADPEYKEAAIKFIKFINPKINDGEIHHIPVKVYKNGLDDIPQLLDDIKHGRNSGEKLVAVLK
- the FYV6 gene encoding Fyv6p (Splicing factor, structural and functional homolog of human FAM192A; plays structural role in intermediate spliceosomal C* complex, which executes exon ligation; required for survival upon exposure to K1 killer toxin; proposed to regulate double-strand break repair via non-homologous end-joining), whose product is MSSTSDNNANSAREKKPLKFVSEGVGNVEAQRIREQVEQKKYEAEYKRKTRKSLRDQLRSNAISKQKQYNGLVRDRESFTRLSKEDLEFYQKSKNELLKKEKELNNYLDVKAINFEKKKKALLMENDSTTNTEKYLETGTSLGSKTQIKGVKTSSPKPKIKVSIKKLGRKLEN
- the KRE33 gene encoding ribosome biosynthesis protein KRE33 (Acetyltransferase required for biogenesis of small ribosomal subunit; conserved 18S rRNA cytosine acetyltransferase that modifies tRNAs assisted by adaptor Tan1p; responsible for incorporation of N4-acetylcytidine into mRNAs; human homolog NAT10 implicated in several types of cancer and premature aging), whose translation is MAKKAIDSRIPSLIRNGVQTKQRSIFVIVGDRARNQLPNLHYLMMSADLKMNKSVLWAYKKKLLGFTSHRKKRENKIKKEIKRGTREVNEMDPFESFISNQNIRYVYYKESEKILGNTYGMCILQDFEALTPNLLARTIETVEGGGIVVILLKSMSSLKQLYTMTMDVHARYRTEAHGDVVARFNERFILSLGSNPNCLVVDDELNVLPLSGAKNVKPLPPKEDDELPPKQLELQELKESLEDVQPAGSLVSLSKTVNQAHAILSFIDAISEKTLNFTVALTAGRGRGKSAALGISIAAAVSHGYSNIFVTSPSPENLKTLFEFIFKGFDALGYQEHIDYDIIQSTNPDFNKAIVRVDIKRDHRQTIQYIVPQDHQVLGQAELVVIDEAAAIPLPIVKNLLGPYLVFMASTINGYEGTGRSLSLKLIQQLRNQNNTSGRESTQTAVVSRDNKEKDSHLHSQSRQLREISLDEPIRYAPGDPIEKWLNKLLCLDVTLIKNPRFATRGTPHPSQCNLFVVNRDTLFSYHPVSENFLEKMMALYVSSHYKNSPNDLQLMSDAPAHKLFVLLPPIDPKDGGRIPDPLCVIQIALEGEISKESVRNSLSRGQRAGGDLIPWLISQQFQDEEFASLSGARIVRIATNPEYASMGYGSRAIELLRDYFEGKFTDMSEDVRPKDYSIKRVSDKELAKTNLLKDDVKLRDAKTLPPLLLKLSEQPPHYLHYLGVSYGLTQSLHKFWKNNSFVPVYLRQTANDLTGEHTCVMLNVLEGRESNWLVEFAKDFRKRFLSLLSYDFHKFTAVQALSVIESSKKAQDLSDDEKHDNKELTRTHLDDIFSPFDLKRLDSYSNNLLDYHVIGDMIPMLALLYFGDKMGDSVKLSSVQSAILLAIGLQRKNIDTIAKELNLPSNQTIAMFAKIMRKMSQYFRQLLSQSIEETLPNIKDDAIAEMDGEEIKNYNAAEALDQMEEDLEEAGSEAVQAMREKQKELINSLNLDKYAINDNSEEWAESQKSLEIAAKAKGVVSLKTGKKRTTEKAEDIYRQEMKAMKKPRKSKKAAN
- the TOM22 gene encoding Tom22p (Component of the TOM (Translocase of Outer Membrane) complex; responsible for initial import of mitochondrially directed proteins; mediates interaction between TOM and TIM complexes and acts as receptor for precursor proteins; implicated in mitochondrial accumulation of amyloid beta peptides via direct interaction with amyloid beta peptide residues 25-42 followed by transfer to Tom40p and transport through the TOM channel), producing the protein MVELTEIKDDVVQLDEPQFSRNQAIVEEKASATNNDVVDDEDDSDSDFEDEFDENETLLDRIVALKDIVPPGKRQTISNFFGFTSSFVRNAFTKSGNLAWTLTTTALLLGVPLSLSILAEQQLIEMEKTFDLQSDANNILAQGEKDAAATAN